One genomic region from Melioribacteraceae bacterium encodes:
- the hisS gene encoding histidine--tRNA ligase — protein MIKAITGTKDILPADISKWHYLEKIVSGVFSHFNYKEIRTPVFEETSLFARGIGEATDIVSKEMYTFLDRSGTSVTLKPEMTAGVVRAFIEHSLDKKQSVNKLYYISPMFRQERPQAGRFRQFHQFGAEALGSNDPMLDAEMIIMAYDIFKKLELKNLIVKINSLGIPESREKYKLILRNYLEKYFDKLTPESKKRFDTNILRIFDSKEEADQKIMENAPLLIEHLDSESLEHFEKVKQSLLDAQIPFEVDPKLVRGLDYYSHTTFEVVSGSVGAQSSLCGGGRYNMLVKELGGGDVPGVGFAAGMERILLACENENSLNIPDDKIDLYIVAIEKNLGSNAFSLSVNLRREGLIVECDYLSRSVKAQMREANKFNARFVLMIGGDEFQKGEYVLKNMSNGEQITLSLNDLGQILSKIKVS, from the coding sequence ATGATTAAAGCAATTACCGGTACAAAGGATATTTTACCAGCCGATATTTCTAAATGGCATTACCTCGAAAAAATTGTCTCCGGCGTTTTTTCTCACTTCAATTATAAGGAAATCCGTACTCCGGTTTTTGAAGAGACTTCTCTCTTTGCAAGGGGAATCGGCGAAGCTACCGATATTGTTAGTAAAGAGATGTATACATTCCTCGACCGGAGCGGTACGAGTGTTACTCTAAAACCGGAAATGACTGCCGGTGTTGTCAGAGCTTTTATTGAACACTCACTCGATAAAAAGCAGAGCGTAAATAAACTCTACTATATCTCACCGATGTTCAGACAGGAGCGGCCGCAAGCCGGTAGGTTCCGCCAGTTTCACCAGTTCGGTGCCGAAGCTCTCGGAAGTAATGACCCGATGCTCGATGCCGAAATGATTATAATGGCTTACGATATTTTTAAGAAACTGGAACTCAAAAACCTGATTGTTAAAATCAATTCTCTCGGTATTCCGGAGTCCCGTGAAAAATATAAATTGATATTGAGGAACTATCTCGAAAAATATTTTGATAAACTGACTCCTGAAAGCAAAAAAAGATTTGATACGAATATTCTGAGAATTTTCGACAGCAAGGAAGAGGCCGATCAGAAAATTATGGAAAATGCTCCTCTCCTAATTGAGCATCTTGACAGCGAAAGCCTTGAGCATTTCGAAAAGGTAAAACAGTCGCTCCTTGACGCTCAAATTCCTTTCGAAGTTGATCCTAAACTTGTAAGAGGACTCGACTATTACTCACACACTACATTTGAAGTAGTAAGCGGAAGTGTCGGAGCGCAGAGTTCGCTCTGCGGCGGCGGACGGTACAATATGCTTGTTAAAGAACTTGGCGGCGGCGATGTGCCCGGTGTCGGATTCGCTGCCGGTATGGAAAGAATTCTGCTTGCCTGCGAAAATGAAAATTCACTGAACATTCCTGATGATAAGATCGATCTTTATATTGTTGCGATTGAAAAAAATCTTGGTTCGAATGCGTTTTCTTTATCAGTTAATCTCAGAAGAGAAGGACTGATTGTTGAATGTGATTATTTGAGCAGAAGCGTTAAAGCCCAGATGCGTGAGGCTAATAAATTTAATGCCCGTTTCGTTTTGATGATCGGCGGAGATGAGTTCCAAAAAGGGGAGTATGTTCTTAAAAATATGTCGAATGGAGAACAGATAACCCTCTCATTAAATGACCTGGGTCAAATATTATCTAAAATAAAGGTGTCCTGA
- a CDS encoding PTS sugar transporter subunit IIA translates to MRICDILRKDKIIPSMNSKFKNDAINELINLFKEDDRVKDVESMRDSVHDREKIMSTGVGKGFAIPHAKSNSVTDIIAAFGKSDEPIDFQALDGQPVNLIFLLVGKENLVGPHIKLLSRISRMMNKEEFRESLSKAKTSDEIFDLFENEEKQYFEIS, encoded by the coding sequence ATGAGAATTTGCGATATACTTCGAAAAGACAAAATCATTCCTTCAATGAATTCAAAATTTAAGAATGATGCTATTAACGAACTGATAAATCTGTTTAAAGAGGATGATCGTGTTAAAGATGTTGAATCGATGCGAGATTCGGTCCATGACCGGGAAAAAATTATGTCTACCGGTGTCGGTAAAGGATTCGCAATTCCTCATGCAAAATCAAATAGCGTTACTGATATAATTGCAGCTTTCGGAAAGTCTGATGAACCAATCGATTTTCAGGCGCTCGACGGACAACCGGTTAACCTTATTTTTCTGCTCGTCGGAAAAGAGAATCTTGTCGGCCCTCATATAAAACTCCTCAGCCGTATCTCAAGAATGATGAATAAAGAAGAATTCAGAGAGAGTCTTTCCAAAGCCAAAACTTCAGACGAAATTTTTGATCTCTTCGAAAATGAGGAGAAACAATATTTCGAAATCTCCTAG
- the rlmB gene encoding 23S rRNA (guanosine(2251)-2'-O)-methyltransferase RlmB encodes MEKIYGRKPVLEAINAGVELEVIYISFGQHGDAINKIFASAKKNSIKVTQLSIQKFNDLAGNLNAQGVIALKSGIKFFDLAELIQFSKNSKKYPLLLLLDSIQDPHNLGAILRTAECAGVDGVILTTNQSAPVTETVEKISAGAVSHLKICRANNLVRTIEQLKKENFWIVGTSLNNSREYTSVDYKMPVALVAGNEEKGIRKLVAENCDFLVQIPMKGRIDSLNVSVATGILLFEIIRQQNS; translated from the coding sequence ATGGAAAAAATTTACGGCCGGAAACCGGTCCTCGAAGCGATTAACGCAGGAGTTGAACTGGAGGTTATATACATCTCATTCGGTCAGCACGGTGATGCGATCAACAAGATTTTTGCCTCGGCTAAAAAAAACAGTATCAAGGTCACTCAGCTTTCAATACAAAAATTTAACGACCTGGCCGGTAATTTAAATGCTCAGGGTGTAATAGCTCTTAAATCCGGTATAAAGTTTTTTGATCTGGCAGAATTAATCCAATTTTCAAAAAATTCAAAAAAATATCCTTTACTGCTTCTCCTAGATTCAATTCAGGACCCGCACAACCTCGGAGCGATTTTAAGAACGGCGGAATGCGCTGGGGTAGATGGCGTAATACTTACAACAAATCAGAGTGCGCCGGTAACTGAAACTGTAGAAAAAATTTCTGCCGGTGCTGTATCGCATCTGAAAATCTGCAGGGCTAACAATCTTGTAAGGACAATTGAACAACTGAAGAAAGAGAATTTCTGGATTGTTGGGACTTCACTTAATAATTCCAGAGAGTATACTTCGGTAGATTATAAAATGCCGGTTGCACTTGTAGCCGGAAACGAGGAAAAGGGGATTAGAAAACTTGTTGCCGAAAATTGCGATTTCCTCGTTCAGATTCCGATGAAAGGACGTATTGATTCCCTGAATGTATCGGTTGCAACCGGTATACTCCTTTTCGAAATTATCCGTCAGCAGAACTCCTGA
- the sufB gene encoding Fe-S cluster assembly protein SufB, producing the protein MNEIKENLDKPEELSEDMKVLDELTSSEYKWGFVTDIETETAPKGLNEDVVRLISHKKNEPEWMTEWRLKAFRYWQKMEEPHWPNVNYPPIDYQDVSYYSAPKKKPQLNSLDEVDPELLKTFEKLGIPLNEQKLLTGVAVDAVFDSVSVTTTFKETLKEKGIIFCSISEAIQEHPDLVKKYLGSVVPYTDNYFAALNSAVFSDGSFVFIPKGVRCPMELSTYFRINAQETGQFERTLIVAEESTYVSYLEGCTAPIRDKNQLHAAVVELVALDNAEIKYSTVQNWYPGDKDGKGGIYNFVTKRGACRGINSKISWTQVETGSSITWKYPSCILQGDNSVGEFYSVAVTNNMQQADTGTKMIHLGRNTRSTIISKGISAGRSNNSYRGLVKIGKNAEGARNFTQCDSMLMSDKCGAHTFPYIEVENESAKVEHEATTSKVGADQIFYLNQRGIATEDAVNMIVNGFCKEVFNELPMEFAVEAQKLLAISLEGSVG; encoded by the coding sequence ATGAACGAAATCAAAGAAAATCTGGATAAACCGGAAGAACTTTCCGAGGATATGAAAGTTCTGGACGAGCTTACCAGCTCGGAATATAAATGGGGGTTTGTCACCGATATTGAAACAGAAACTGCTCCGAAAGGATTGAACGAGGATGTAGTCCGTTTAATCTCTCATAAAAAAAATGAACCCGAATGGATGACGGAGTGGCGTTTGAAAGCATTCCGCTACTGGCAGAAAATGGAAGAGCCTCATTGGCCTAATGTTAATTATCCACCAATCGACTATCAGGATGTCAGTTATTATTCAGCTCCGAAAAAGAAACCTCAGCTCAATAGTCTAGATGAAGTTGATCCTGAATTGTTAAAAACATTTGAAAAGCTTGGCATTCCGTTGAATGAACAGAAACTTCTTACAGGTGTTGCCGTCGATGCCGTGTTCGATTCTGTATCGGTTACAACTACATTTAAGGAAACACTGAAAGAAAAGGGAATAATTTTCTGTTCAATCTCCGAAGCCATTCAGGAACATCCCGATCTGGTTAAAAAATATCTCGGTTCTGTTGTACCTTACACAGATAATTATTTCGCTGCATTAAACTCTGCCGTTTTCAGCGACGGATCTTTCGTATTTATTCCTAAGGGAGTCCGCTGCCCGATGGAACTTTCAACCTATTTCAGAATTAACGCGCAGGAGACCGGACAGTTCGAGCGTACTTTGATTGTTGCAGAAGAAAGTACTTATGTAAGCTATCTGGAAGGTTGTACTGCTCCAATCCGCGATAAGAATCAGCTCCACGCTGCAGTTGTTGAACTCGTTGCGCTCGATAATGCGGAAATTAAATATTCAACGGTTCAGAACTGGTACCCCGGCGATAAAGATGGCAAGGGAGGTATTTATAACTTTGTTACCAAACGGGGCGCGTGCAGAGGTATAAATTCAAAAATCTCCTGGACTCAGGTTGAAACCGGTTCTTCTATTACATGGAAATATCCGAGCTGTATTTTACAGGGTGATAATTCAGTCGGCGAGTTCTATTCTGTCGCAGTTACAAATAATATGCAGCAGGCCGATACCGGAACGAAAATGATCCACCTCGGAAGGAATACACGCAGTACAATTATCTCCAAAGGAATTTCCGCCGGAAGAAGCAATAATTCCTACAGAGGACTTGTTAAGATCGGAAAGAATGCCGAAGGTGCCCGCAACTTCACACAGTGCGATTCGATGCTTATGAGTGACAAATGCGGTGCGCATACATTCCCTTACATCGAAGTTGAAAACGAATCCGCTAAGGTTGAACACGAAGCTACAACTTCCAAGGTAGGCGCCGATCAGATATTCTATTTGAATCAGCGCGGAATTGCTACTGAGGATGCCGTCAATAT
- a CDS encoding thiamine pyrophosphate-dependent enzyme, whose protein sequence is MKKLLLLGAEAIAQGAIDGGMSGIYAYPGTPSTEITEYVQRSRVAAERNIHSKWSANEKTAMEAALGMSYAGKRAMVCMKHVGLNVAADPFINSAITGVNGGLIITVADDPSMHSSQNEQDSRYLGKFALIPVLEPSNQQEAYDMARQGFELSEKYKTPVMIRITTRLSHSRYGVEVSEMVQQNSGSLPNDSRQFVLLPAIARNRYKILLENQKNFEIESENSRFNKYIDADDKSMGIVACGIAFNYLVENYPGRKSPHPVVKIGQYPLPKKLLKKLTDECETILVLEDGYPFVEETLKGFFETEKIFKGRLDGTLPRDGELNPTLVATALKLQTREGLPVPEIVANRPPELCNGCSHRDVYEALNEAMKVFGEKRVFSDIGCYTLGALPPYNSINSCVDMGASITMAKGAADAGLIPSVAMIGDSTFTHSGITGLLDAVNANSPITIIISDNSAVAMTGGQESSATGRLKEICLGVGVEPEHVRILTPLPKYHNEMVDILKEELAYNGVSVIIAERECIQTVTKKKKAKK, encoded by the coding sequence ATGAAAAAATTACTTTTATTAGGTGCGGAAGCAATTGCACAAGGCGCAATCGACGGCGGGATGTCCGGCATTTACGCATACCCCGGGACACCGTCAACGGAAATAACCGAATACGTTCAGAGATCGAGGGTGGCTGCTGAAAGAAATATTCACAGCAAATGGTCTGCTAATGAGAAGACTGCAATGGAAGCAGCTCTCGGGATGTCCTATGCCGGCAAAAGAGCAATGGTCTGCATGAAACATGTCGGTCTCAATGTAGCAGCAGATCCATTTATCAATTCTGCTATAACGGGAGTGAACGGCGGACTTATAATAACGGTAGCGGATGATCCATCGATGCATTCATCCCAGAACGAGCAGGATTCCCGTTATCTGGGAAAATTTGCACTAATACCGGTACTTGAACCTTCAAACCAGCAGGAAGCATATGATATGGCCCGGCAGGGATTCGAACTTTCGGAGAAATATAAGACACCGGTTATGATCAGGATTACAACAAGACTATCACATTCCAGATACGGTGTTGAAGTAAGTGAGATGGTTCAGCAAAATAGCGGATCGCTTCCGAATGATTCCAGGCAATTTGTACTGCTTCCCGCAATTGCAAGGAACCGTTATAAGATACTGCTGGAGAATCAGAAAAATTTTGAAATTGAATCCGAGAATTCCAGATTCAATAAGTATATTGATGCTGATGACAAATCGATGGGAATAGTTGCCTGCGGAATCGCATTTAATTACCTTGTCGAAAATTATCCGGGTAGGAAATCCCCGCACCCGGTTGTAAAGATCGGGCAGTACCCTCTACCCAAAAAACTTTTGAAGAAACTTACTGACGAATGCGAGACAATACTTGTCCTTGAAGACGGATATCCTTTTGTTGAAGAGACGTTAAAAGGATTTTTCGAAACAGAAAAAATTTTTAAGGGAAGGCTTGACGGGACATTGCCAAGGGACGGCGAACTAAATCCAACGCTTGTTGCCACGGCGCTTAAATTACAAACCAGAGAGGGCCTGCCTGTGCCGGAGATTGTAGCCAACAGACCACCTGAACTTTGCAACGGCTGCAGTCACAGAGATGTTTATGAAGCACTTAATGAAGCGATGAAAGTCTTCGGCGAAAAAAGAGTTTTCTCCGATATCGGTTGCTACACACTTGGTGCACTCCCGCCATATAACTCGATAAACTCCTGCGTTGATATGGGCGCATCGATTACAATGGCAAAGGGAGCCGCAGATGCAGGACTAATTCCATCGGTTGCAATGATAGGCGATTCAACTTTCACACATTCGGGAATTACCGGACTACTCGACGCGGTCAATGCAAATTCTCCGATAACAATTATCATCTCCGATAACAGCGCTGTAGCTATGACCGGAGGCCAGGAATCATCGGCAACCGGTAGATTGAAGGAAATATGTCTGGGAGTAGGAGTTGAACCGGAGCATGTAAGAATTCTAACTCCATTACCAAAATACCATAACGAAATGGTAGACATTCTGAAAGAGGAATTAGCTTACAACGGAGTATCGGTTATTATTGCCGAAAGGGAATGCATACAGACAGTGACAAAAAAGAAGAAAGCAAAAAAATAA